One Candidatus Hydrogenedens sp. DNA segment encodes these proteins:
- a CDS encoding pectate lyase, with product MNIKTLVLLFFFGIVCHLQCLSYDNLIYLLTAPGWASENGGVTGGGKAQPVTVGTVEEFQSLASSEEPKTILLSGTIGVGLSTKIQIKSNKTIIGLDKALLKGSLYIRDAKNIIIRNLTIEGPGAIDVNGPDCITIDNSTNVWLDHLDIYDGQDGNVDIVNGSNYTTVSWCKFHYTSASTNHKLSTLIGNSDEKVSDKGKLKVTMVYNWWAEGVESRMPRVRFGQVHVVNNLYTSAGNDYCILAGMEADLRIEYNLFINVKEPINLSQKTFTAVSASNNKFVSVTGNTEGKGTAFNPPYKINIIPTEKLEEIIKKYAGATITDIKKLNIP from the coding sequence ATGAATATAAAAACTCTCGTGCTCTTATTTTTCTTCGGAATTGTATGTCATTTGCAATGCCTGTCGTATGATAATTTGATTTACCTACTTACGGCACCGGGATGGGCTTCAGAAAATGGAGGTGTAACCGGTGGAGGAAAAGCCCAACCTGTTACAGTTGGAACAGTAGAAGAATTTCAGAGCTTGGCTTCTTCGGAAGAACCCAAAACAATACTTTTAAGTGGAACCATAGGTGTAGGTCTTTCTACAAAGATACAAATAAAATCGAACAAGACTATTATTGGATTGGATAAGGCACTTTTGAAAGGGAGCCTTTATATTAGAGACGCAAAAAATATTATTATTCGAAATTTAACCATTGAAGGCCCGGGTGCTATTGATGTGAACGGTCCGGACTGCATTACCATTGATAATTCAACCAATGTATGGTTAGACCACCTGGACATATACGATGGGCAGGACGGGAATGTTGATATTGTTAATGGCTCCAACTACACCACCGTCTCATGGTGTAAATTCCATTATACTTCTGCTTCGACAAATCATAAATTGTCAACACTTATCGGTAATTCGGATGAGAAAGTATCCGACAAAGGGAAATTGAAAGTTACTATGGTATATAACTGGTGGGCAGAGGGAGTAGAATCGCGTATGCCCCGGGTTCGTTTTGGACAGGTGCATGTTGTAAACAACCTTTATACAAGTGCAGGGAATGATTACTGTATTCTGGCAGGTATGGAAGCAGACTTGAGAATTGAATATAATTTGTTTATAAATGTCAAAGAGCCCATAAATTTATCCCAAAAAACATTTACTGCGGTGAGTGCCTCAAACAATAAATTTGTATCCGTAACAGGGAACACAGAAGGAAAAGGAACCGCCTTTAATCCCCCTTATAAAATAAACATAATCCCAACAGAAAAATTAGAAGAGATTATCAAAAAATATGCAGGCGCAACTATCACCGATATTAAGAAATTAAACATCCCGTAA
- the amrB gene encoding AmmeMemoRadiSam system protein B produces MNINEHQPYPPLRNIEAFPIHHQGQTLICLHDPLGYVNTEITLSPAAFFIAACLDGNHTLRDIQLEFAREFQGALIPREQIERIVEFLDEHGFLLNERFEEIKNKTEQVFLQQVVRLPYHAGQSYSSAKHELGAFLSGIFTRTGGPGPLPDEQQSSEECMVGLIVPHIDFQRGALGYAHAYYRLYQCKKPDTVIIFGVSHQGGETPYILTRKHYSTPLGTIKTHQECVDYLAQNLPFDPFKSEIMHRMEHSIEFQVLMLNYLFGTDIQIVPVLCASIPEDGEMLPGDVPEVQQFLQACVRYIEESGERVLVLSASDWAHIGKRFGDLFDITEDVRNQVKKRDDEDIKMALTIEPDSFFRSVMKDKNSRRVCGLYSMYSILKIIQGKARRAEFLHYGQAPDPIGGIVSFSSIAYFE; encoded by the coding sequence ATGAATATCAATGAGCACCAACCATACCCCCCTTTAAGAAATATAGAGGCGTTTCCCATTCATCATCAAGGACAAACCTTAATTTGTCTTCATGACCCGCTGGGATATGTGAACACCGAAATTACACTTTCACCCGCCGCGTTCTTTATCGCCGCATGTTTAGACGGAAATCATACCTTGCGGGATATTCAATTGGAGTTTGCGCGTGAATTTCAAGGGGCTTTGATACCTCGCGAACAGATAGAACGAATTGTTGAATTCCTTGATGAGCATGGGTTCCTGCTTAATGAACGATTTGAGGAAATTAAAAATAAAACCGAGCAGGTTTTTTTACAGCAAGTTGTTCGTCTCCCTTATCATGCAGGTCAGTCGTATTCCTCTGCAAAACATGAATTGGGTGCTTTTTTGTCCGGTATTTTTACGCGGACAGGGGGACCGGGACCTCTACCCGATGAGCAGCAATCTTCTGAGGAGTGCATGGTCGGATTAATTGTTCCGCATATTGATTTTCAACGGGGTGCTTTGGGGTATGCCCATGCCTACTATAGGCTGTATCAATGTAAAAAGCCCGATACGGTTATTATTTTTGGAGTTAGTCATCAAGGAGGGGAAACACCCTATATTCTGACACGAAAACATTACAGCACACCGTTAGGAACGATAAAGACGCATCAAGAATGTGTTGATTATTTAGCCCAAAATTTACCCTTCGACCCCTTCAAATCCGAAATTATGCATCGCATGGAACATTCCATTGAGTTTCAGGTATTGATGTTGAATTATCTATTTGGCACAGATATTCAGATAGTGCCGGTATTATGTGCTTCTATTCCAGAGGATGGAGAAATGTTACCGGGGGATGTTCCGGAAGTGCAACAATTTCTACAAGCCTGTGTCCGATATATAGAAGAAAGTGGTGAACGGGTATTGGTTTTGTCTGCTTCCGACTGGGCACATATTGGGAAACGATTTGGGGATTTGTTTGATATTACCGAAGATGTCCGAAATCAGGTAAAGAAACGCGATGATGAAGATATAAAAATGGCTTTAACGATAGAGCCGGACTCATTTTTTCGTTCCGTCATGAAGGATAAAAACAGTCGTCGGGTATGTGGTTTATATTCCATGTATTCTATACTGAAAATTATACAAGGGAAGGCTCGGCGTGCCGAATTTTTACATTATGGACAAGCCCCGGACCCTATCGGCGGTATTGTCTCCTTTTCAAGTATTGCTTACTTTGAGTGA